The following proteins come from a genomic window of Trinickia caryophylli:
- a CDS encoding DUF3005 domain-containing protein, whose protein sequence is MESNEYNPTQGQQKEIAAKSPAKTPAAGTASPDEKTQAREFGSTRHATSAESVAAKDPAPLPAIDSTRAGNESGDPVARAKARIVSVDNAGMAASDNTVDTDGKGLEARRESSQWQDNVIYSNATLENNIPTPAEGLVDIDTRAGGTMPVIATREGWRVQCHGAIDIAQRNGTRAEMLFTLERTGNGAS, encoded by the coding sequence GTGGAAAGCAACGAGTACAACCCGACGCAGGGTCAGCAAAAGGAAATCGCAGCCAAGAGTCCGGCCAAGACACCAGCAGCCGGCACGGCTTCTCCTGACGAGAAAACGCAGGCCCGCGAATTCGGATCGACCAGGCATGCGACGTCGGCCGAGTCGGTCGCGGCGAAGGACCCTGCGCCGCTGCCGGCCATCGACTCCACTCGCGCCGGGAACGAATCGGGCGACCCCGTGGCACGCGCAAAAGCGAGAATCGTGTCGGTCGACAATGCGGGCATGGCGGCGTCCGACAATACCGTCGATACCGACGGCAAGGGCCTCGAAGCGCGCCGGGAATCGTCGCAGTGGCAAGACAACGTGATCTACTCGAACGCCACGCTCGAGAACAACATTCCGACACCGGCCGAAGGCCTCGTCGACATCGATACGCGCGCGGGCGGCACGATGCCCGTCATCGCCACGCGCGAAGGCTGGCGTGTGCAATGCCATGGCGCAATCGACATCGCTCAGCGCAACGGCACGCGGGCGGAGATGCTGTTCACCTTGGAACGCACAGGCAATGGTGCGTCCTAA
- a CDS encoding GMC family oxidoreductase, with amino-acid sequence MSDDALHTPRGKGGRAPDVFTIGGWVPMREYREDEPVDFAIVGTGAGGGTLACRLAEQGFSVVAFDAGGWWRPLEEFASDETHQAKLYWTDERICDGEDPLKLGSNNSGRAVGGSTVHFAMVSLRFRPEWFRSRSLLGYGADWPLDWREMWRYYGVVENALEISGPVRYPWGPRRGRYPYRAHELNAAALVLARGAEALGIDWSPTPLATLSAPRGRAHPCVYRGFCVAGCATNAKQSALVTWIPRAVNAGAEIRDLSMVGRIDVGPDDLVTGVEYFREGRWHFQRARNVVVAGYAIETPRLLLMSATPRFPDGLANSSGLVGRNLMVQSNQAVWGVMEEEIRWYKGPPSLALTEHWNYTDKGKDFFGGYCYMSQGPLPNAWVAVQNGRGLWGQALHDEMEKYNHQAGLKIVGETLPQERNTVTLAEEKDAWGLPVARVTHSFCENDKRLVGHALDFMADALAAAGGREIWRQLDDTCHLNGTARMGDDPRTSVVDADCRSWDIRNLWICDGSVFPTVGGVNPSLTIQAIACRTADRIAAMRARGEL; translated from the coding sequence GTGTCCGATGACGCCTTGCATACTCCACGCGGCAAGGGCGGCCGCGCACCCGACGTCTTCACGATCGGCGGATGGGTGCCGATGCGCGAATACCGCGAAGACGAACCGGTCGACTTCGCGATCGTGGGCACGGGCGCGGGCGGCGGCACACTGGCGTGCCGGCTGGCCGAACAGGGGTTCTCCGTCGTCGCCTTCGATGCGGGCGGCTGGTGGCGACCGCTCGAAGAGTTCGCGTCCGACGAAACGCATCAGGCCAAACTTTATTGGACCGACGAGCGAATTTGCGACGGCGAGGATCCGCTCAAGCTCGGCAGCAACAACAGCGGCCGCGCAGTGGGCGGCAGCACGGTGCACTTCGCGATGGTGTCGCTGCGTTTCCGGCCCGAGTGGTTCAGGTCGCGCAGCCTGCTCGGCTATGGCGCGGACTGGCCGCTCGACTGGCGCGAGATGTGGCGTTACTACGGCGTGGTGGAAAACGCCCTCGAGATTTCCGGCCCGGTACGTTACCCATGGGGGCCGCGGCGCGGACGCTACCCGTATCGTGCGCACGAACTGAACGCGGCAGCGCTCGTGCTCGCGCGCGGCGCCGAGGCGCTCGGCATCGATTGGAGCCCGACGCCGCTCGCCACGCTTTCGGCGCCGCGCGGCCGTGCGCATCCTTGTGTCTATCGCGGGTTCTGCGTCGCCGGCTGTGCGACGAACGCGAAACAAAGCGCACTCGTGACGTGGATCCCGCGCGCGGTAAACGCCGGCGCGGAAATCCGCGATCTCTCGATGGTGGGCCGTATCGATGTCGGTCCGGACGATCTCGTCACCGGCGTGGAATATTTCCGCGAAGGCCGCTGGCACTTCCAGCGCGCGCGCAATGTGGTGGTTGCGGGCTATGCCATCGAAACGCCGCGGCTTTTGCTGATGTCGGCCACGCCGCGCTTTCCCGACGGCCTCGCGAACAGCTCGGGGCTCGTAGGCAGGAACCTGATGGTGCAATCGAACCAGGCCGTGTGGGGCGTCATGGAAGAAGAAATCCGCTGGTACAAGGGACCGCCCTCGCTGGCACTGACCGAGCATTGGAATTACACGGACAAAGGCAAGGATTTCTTCGGCGGTTACTGCTACATGAGCCAGGGCCCGCTACCCAATGCCTGGGTGGCCGTGCAAAACGGGCGCGGACTATGGGGCCAGGCGCTGCACGACGAAATGGAAAAGTACAACCACCAGGCCGGATTGAAGATCGTCGGCGAAACCTTGCCCCAGGAGCGCAATACGGTCACGCTCGCCGAAGAGAAAGATGCCTGGGGGCTGCCTGTCGCGCGTGTCACCCACTCGTTTTGCGAAAACGACAAACGCCTCGTCGGCCATGCGCTCGACTTCATGGCCGACGCGCTCGCCGCGGCGGGCGGCCGCGAGATCTGGCGGCAGCTCGACGACACATGCCACCTGAACGGCACGGCGCGCATGGGTGACGACCCGCGCACGAGCGTGGTCGATGCGGATTGCCGCAGTTGGGACATCCGCAACCTTTGGATCTGTGACGGATCCGTCTTTCCGACCGTGGGCGGCGTCAATCCTTCGCTGACCATCCAGGCCATCGCATGCCGCACGGCCGACCGCATCGCCGCGATGCGCGCGCGTGGGGAGTTGTAG
- a CDS encoding gluconate 2-dehydrogenase subunit 3 family protein has product MSQQHTPNRASRYPGYDVLAKRDTPSWDGVTRRVVERRLAQPNVPRFCTDAQWRALSALCAAIVPQSLGRADAAASARFAEPRVPVAGLVDTKLADDARDGYRDARLPPLRQAWRIGLAAIDEESRALHGAGFADLGDEAQHDLLLRMQRGELRGPAWQGMPSDVFFSLRVLHDIGSAYYSHPHAWNEIGFGGPANPRGYVRMQADRRDPWEASEARPGREARAKRENARVR; this is encoded by the coding sequence ATGAGCCAGCAGCACACGCCCAATCGGGCGTCGCGTTATCCGGGCTACGACGTGCTCGCCAAGCGCGACACGCCGTCATGGGACGGGGTCACGCGCCGCGTCGTGGAAAGGCGGCTTGCACAGCCGAACGTGCCGCGCTTTTGCACCGATGCGCAATGGCGCGCGCTTTCGGCATTGTGTGCGGCCATCGTGCCGCAATCGCTCGGGCGCGCGGACGCCGCCGCGAGCGCACGCTTCGCCGAACCGCGCGTACCGGTGGCCGGGCTCGTCGATACGAAGCTCGCCGACGATGCGCGCGACGGCTACCGCGATGCCCGGCTGCCTCCCCTGCGGCAGGCGTGGCGCATCGGACTGGCCGCCATCGACGAGGAAAGCCGCGCGCTCCACGGTGCCGGTTTTGCCGATCTGGGCGACGAGGCGCAGCACGACCTGCTGCTGCGCATGCAGCGCGGCGAGCTGCGTGGCCCCGCTTGGCAGGGCATGCCGAGCGACGTCTTCTTCAGCCTGCGTGTGCTGCACGACATCGGCTCCGCCTACTACTCGCATCCGCACGCGTGGAACGAGATCGGCTTTGGCGGCCCGGCCAATCCGCGCGGCTATGTGCGCATGCAGGCCGACCGGCGCGACCCGTGGGAAGCATCGGAGGCACGGCCCGGACGTGAGGCGCGGGCCAAGCGGGAGAACGCCCGTGTCCGATGA
- a CDS encoding cytochrome c oxidase subunit 3: MSSDATQTPLLLQPGNTVPVGSAGERSSGWLGCLMLIATEGALFGYLIFAYLYLAVQTKEHWPPEGLPELPLGAINTLILLSSSVFVWLCERYVKRERRGAAVASMAFAVLLGIVFVAIQLHEWHAHPYGPAAHLYGSLYFTITGFHMAHVLVGLVVLVLLGVWTALGYFDERRHAALKIGGLYWHFVDVVWLFIFSTLYLTPYLF; this comes from the coding sequence ATGTCGTCCGATGCCACGCAAACCCCGCTACTGCTGCAGCCCGGCAACACCGTGCCGGTGGGCAGTGCAGGGGAGCGGTCGAGCGGCTGGCTCGGCTGCCTGATGCTGATCGCGACCGAAGGCGCACTCTTCGGCTATTTGATCTTCGCGTATCTCTATCTCGCCGTGCAGACGAAGGAGCATTGGCCCCCCGAGGGCTTGCCGGAGCTGCCGCTCGGCGCGATCAACACATTGATACTGCTGTCGAGCAGCGTATTCGTCTGGCTCTGCGAGCGGTACGTCAAGCGCGAGAGACGGGGCGCGGCCGTGGCGTCGATGGCGTTCGCGGTCTTGCTCGGCATCGTGTTCGTGGCCATCCAGTTGCACGAATGGCATGCCCATCCCTACGGCCCCGCCGCGCATTTGTATGGCTCGCTCTATTTCACGATCACGGGCTTTCACATGGCGCACGTACTCGTCGGCCTGGTGGTGCTGGTGTTGCTCGGTGTATGGACGGCACTCGGCTATTTCGACGAACGGCGACACGCGGCACTGAAGATCGGTGGTCTTTATTGGCATTTCGTCGACGTCGTATGGCTGTTCATTTTCAGCACGCTTTATCTGACACCCTATTTGTTTTGA
- the ctaD gene encoding cytochrome c oxidase subunit I, with protein sequence MPDMPASALPGDPPETVRLSRPLPRGRIDAESERRLAAIWEARPGWRGMLSTVDHKTIGLRYLVTAFAFLLLGGVEALVMRVQLAQPNETLLTPEQYNQLFTMHGVTMIFLYALPVLSGFSNYLWPLVLGSRDMAFPRLNALSYWVFLFAGIFLYASFPLGQAANAGWFNYVPLAGLTYDTGPNIDVYALGMVLLGISTTVGAINFVVTLLRMRAPGMSIDRIPVLVWGTLTASGANLFAVPSVSLAFLMLWMDRRTGMHFFDVHAGSHALLWQHMFWIFAHPWVYVVVLPAMGIVSDALPVFCRRPLVGYGPVAISTVATMVIGFVVWIHHMFATGLPPLALSFFGAASMVISVPSAVATFAWLATIWTGRPVFRVPFLFFAGFVLLFVIGGVSGVMTAAVPLDWQLTDTYFVVAHLHYVLIGINVFPVVGGTYFWFPKFTGRMMGERRGRIAFWLMFVGFNLGFFPMHLAGLLGMPRRIYTYGADMGWTTVNLLTTIGSFVFAAGVLVFLVDIVYSRRHGRIAGPNPWDAPSLEWAVSSPPPVYNFAVLPTVASRHPLWEGRMEGEHPVGSPRSRTDEGYLLDQGREALGTTALEASPYVILKMPEDSYAPFLLGVFSALFFAALAFLAWVPAALMLGACAVSVIVWLWPERRLIQREPQAAAGG encoded by the coding sequence ATGCCCGATATGCCCGCGTCCGCATTGCCTGGAGATCCACCCGAAACGGTGCGCCTTTCGAGGCCGTTGCCGCGCGGGCGCATCGACGCCGAGAGCGAGCGGCGGCTCGCCGCGATCTGGGAGGCGCGGCCCGGCTGGCGCGGAATGTTGTCGACGGTCGACCACAAGACGATCGGGCTGCGCTATCTCGTCACCGCCTTTGCGTTCCTATTGCTCGGCGGCGTGGAAGCGCTCGTGATGCGCGTGCAGCTTGCACAGCCGAACGAGACGCTGCTCACGCCCGAGCAATACAACCAGCTTTTCACGATGCACGGCGTGACGATGATCTTTCTCTACGCGTTGCCGGTGCTGTCGGGATTCTCGAACTACCTCTGGCCACTGGTGCTCGGCTCGCGCGACATGGCTTTTCCTCGCTTGAACGCGCTTTCGTATTGGGTTTTTCTATTCGCGGGCATTTTTCTCTATGCGAGCTTTCCGCTCGGGCAGGCGGCCAATGCAGGGTGGTTCAACTATGTGCCGCTCGCCGGGCTGACCTACGACACGGGGCCCAACATCGACGTTTACGCGCTCGGCATGGTCCTGCTCGGCATCTCGACGACGGTCGGCGCGATCAACTTCGTCGTGACGCTGCTGCGCATGCGCGCGCCGGGCATGTCGATCGACCGCATCCCGGTACTCGTGTGGGGCACCTTGACGGCCTCGGGGGCGAATCTTTTTGCCGTGCCGTCCGTATCGCTCGCGTTTCTGATGCTCTGGATGGACCGGCGTACGGGCATGCATTTCTTCGACGTGCACGCGGGCTCCCACGCGCTGCTCTGGCAGCATATGTTCTGGATCTTCGCGCACCCCTGGGTCTATGTGGTCGTGTTGCCGGCGATGGGAATCGTCTCTGATGCATTGCCCGTCTTCTGCCGCCGTCCGCTCGTCGGCTACGGCCCCGTGGCGATCTCCACGGTGGCGACGATGGTGATCGGTTTCGTGGTGTGGATTCACCATATGTTCGCGACGGGCCTGCCGCCGCTCGCGTTGTCGTTCTTCGGCGCGGCGAGCATGGTGATCTCGGTTCCGAGCGCGGTGGCGACGTTCGCCTGGCTCGCGACGATCTGGACGGGACGGCCCGTGTTTCGCGTACCGTTTCTGTTCTTCGCCGGCTTTGTGCTGCTCTTCGTGATCGGCGGCGTTTCGGGCGTGATGACGGCGGCCGTGCCGCTCGATTGGCAACTGACCGATACCTACTTCGTCGTGGCGCACCTGCACTATGTGCTTATCGGCATCAACGTGTTTCCTGTCGTGGGCGGAACCTATTTCTGGTTTCCGAAGTTCACGGGCCGCATGATGGGAGAGCGGCGCGGCCGCATCGCCTTCTGGCTCATGTTCGTGGGTTTCAACCTCGGATTTTTCCCCATGCACCTTGCGGGCTTGCTCGGCATGCCGCGGCGTATCTATACCTATGGCGCCGACATGGGGTGGACGACCGTCAACCTGCTGACGACGATCGGCTCTTTCGTCTTCGCCGCGGGCGTGCTCGTTTTTCTCGTCGATATCGTCTACAGCCGCAGGCACGGACGGATTGCCGGCCCAAATCCGTGGGATGCGCCCTCGCTCGAATGGGCCGTCTCGTCGCCGCCACCGGTGTACAACTTCGCCGTGCTGCCGACGGTTGCGAGCCGTCATCCGCTGTGGGAGGGGCGCATGGAGGGCGAGCACCCGGTCGGCTCGCCGCGTTCGCGGACCGACGAGGGTTATCTGCTCGATCAGGGCCGTGAGGCGCTGGGCACGACGGCGCTCGAGGCATCGCCGTACGTCATCCTCAAAATGCCCGAGGATTCGTACGCGCCGTTCCTGCTCGGCGTTTTTTCCGCGCTGTTTTTCGCGGCGCTGGCGTTTCTCGCGTGGGTACCCGCGGCGTTGATGCTCGGCGCCTGCGCCGTTTCCGTGATCGTCTGGCTTTGGCCCGAGCGGCGTTTGATTCAGCGCGAGCCCCAGGCGGCCGCAGGAGGGTGA
- a CDS encoding enolase C-terminal domain-like protein, with translation MDSSDVAHALHAAHDTTPIAAVRARAYTVPTDGPEADGTFEWKATTIVVVEIDAGGCTGLGYTYSDACVAALIRQTLAPEMLHADARSTHALGARLWRRVRNLGRSGVAATAISAIDCALWDLNARLLGQPLVKLLGGALRERVPVYGSGGFTNYTAAQLQEQFSRWVERDGCHAVKMKIGRDPSRDVSRVECARRAIGDAALFVDANGALSVRSALACANRLAEFGVVWFEEPVSSDDLAGLTAVRDAAPVTIDIAAGEYAYTADDFRRLLDAHAVDVVQADVTRCGGVTGFLQAAALCDAAHVPLSAHCAPALHLHAASAAPGLRHQEWFHDHVRIEAMLFDGAPPLRDGSIAPDLTRPGCGLALKHRDAERFALSV, from the coding sequence ATGGATTCCTCCGATGTTGCCCATGCCCTGCACGCCGCGCACGACACGACGCCGATCGCGGCCGTGCGTGCGCGAGCCTATACCGTTCCCACCGATGGACCGGAGGCCGACGGCACGTTCGAATGGAAAGCGACCACGATCGTCGTGGTCGAAATCGACGCGGGCGGCTGCACCGGGCTCGGCTACACGTATAGCGATGCCTGCGTGGCCGCACTGATTCGTCAAACGCTCGCGCCGGAGATGTTGCACGCGGACGCGAGGTCGACCCATGCACTCGGAGCGCGCCTTTGGCGACGCGTGCGCAACCTCGGCCGCAGCGGCGTTGCCGCCACGGCGATCTCGGCGATCGACTGTGCGCTGTGGGATTTGAACGCCCGACTGCTCGGGCAACCGCTCGTCAAACTGCTTGGAGGCGCCCTGCGCGAGCGCGTGCCGGTTTATGGCAGCGGCGGCTTCACCAATTACACCGCCGCGCAATTGCAAGAACAGTTCTCGCGTTGGGTGGAACGTGACGGCTGCCACGCGGTGAAGATGAAGATCGGGCGGGACCCGTCCCGCGACGTCTCTCGCGTCGAATGCGCTCGCCGTGCGATCGGTGACGCCGCGCTCTTCGTCGATGCGAACGGCGCACTATCGGTCAGATCGGCGCTGGCATGCGCAAACCGCCTCGCCGAATTCGGCGTGGTCTGGTTCGAGGAGCCCGTGTCGTCGGACGACCTCGCCGGCCTCACCGCCGTGCGCGATGCGGCGCCCGTCACGATCGACATTGCCGCCGGAGAATACGCCTATACCGCCGACGATTTCCGGCGTCTGCTCGACGCGCACGCCGTCGATGTCGTTCAGGCGGATGTGACGCGTTGCGGCGGAGTCACAGGATTCTTGCAGGCCGCCGCGCTCTGCGACGCCGCGCATGTGCCGCTCTCCGCGCATTGCGCTCCGGCGTTGCATCTGCATGCCGCCTCGGCGGCCCCTGGCCTGCGCCATCAGGAGTGGTTTCACGATCACGTGCGCATCGAAGCGATGTTGTTCGACGGCGCCCCGCCCTTGCGCGACGGGTCGATCGCCCCGGATCTCACACGCCCTGGATGCGGGCTCGCACTGAAGCACCGCGACGCGGAGCGCTTTGCGCTATCGGTATGA
- a CDS encoding c-type cytochrome produces MRVKAMNGRRRSLSAAVCAVLALGLPLAVLALVASLAANGAAVAQSRAANGQGPAAATPGASVSPSLIGRGAYLAKAADCAGCHTAAPRSDTRQPPPAFAGGLAVNSPFGPIWSSNITPDPAAGIGRYSYEDFVRAVRDGVAPGGTHLYPAMPFPSFAKISDDDMRALYAYFMHGVEPVPVQSPRTHLPFPFNQRWVLAVWDEFFAPHERFQAREDLGAEWNRGAYLVQSLGHCGACHTPRGVAFQERGYSDADRLYLTGGRLDNWYAPNLTNAPSSGVGQFSADDIAAFLKHGHGGGVTAFGSMLQVVEDSGQYLDDADLHAIGVYLKSLAPHNEHALASRDPARRDATVDVLRTGAVQYPGAGIYSGFCAKCHHADGMGEAGKYPRLAGNPVLLAPDATSVVRLLIEGGRTARTRGGPAPQRMPSFGGRLTDTEVARVLTFVRNAWGNQAAPVTTREVARVRRAIGK; encoded by the coding sequence ATGCGGGTGAAGGCAATGAACGGTCGACGTCGAAGCTTGTCCGCCGCCGTCTGCGCTGTGCTCGCTCTCGGGCTTCCGCTTGCGGTGCTCGCCCTCGTCGCCTCGTTGGCGGCCAACGGCGCCGCCGTCGCACAGTCGCGTGCGGCGAACGGACAAGGACCGGCCGCAGCCACGCCGGGCGCGAGCGTTTCCCCGTCGCTGATCGGACGCGGGGCCTATCTGGCCAAAGCAGCCGATTGCGCGGGTTGCCACACGGCTGCGCCGCGCAGCGACACCCGGCAGCCACCCCCCGCGTTCGCGGGCGGTTTGGCCGTCAATTCGCCATTCGGCCCGATCTGGTCCAGCAACATCACGCCCGATCCCGCGGCGGGGATCGGCCGTTATAGCTACGAGGACTTCGTGCGTGCGGTGCGCGACGGCGTCGCACCGGGCGGAACACACTTGTATCCCGCGATGCCGTTTCCGTCTTTCGCCAAGATCAGCGACGACGACATGCGCGCGCTTTATGCGTACTTCATGCATGGCGTCGAACCGGTGCCGGTACAGTCGCCGCGCACGCACCTGCCGTTTCCGTTCAATCAGCGTTGGGTGCTTGCGGTGTGGGACGAGTTCTTCGCGCCGCACGAACGGTTCCAGGCACGCGAAGACCTGGGAGCCGAATGGAACCGCGGGGCTTATCTCGTGCAGTCGCTGGGCCACTGCGGTGCCTGTCACACGCCGCGCGGGGTCGCCTTTCAGGAGCGCGGCTACAGCGATGCCGATCGGCTCTATCTGACCGGCGGCCGGCTCGACAACTGGTATGCGCCGAATTTGACGAACGCACCCAGTTCGGGCGTGGGGCAATTTTCGGCGGACGACATTGCTGCGTTCCTGAAGCATGGCCATGGCGGTGGCGTGACTGCTTTCGGCAGCATGTTGCAGGTGGTGGAAGATAGCGGCCAGTACCTGGACGATGCCGATCTGCACGCGATCGGCGTTTATCTGAAATCGCTCGCGCCGCACAACGAGCATGCGCTTGCGAGCCGGGACCCGGCCAGGCGCGATGCGACCGTCGATGTCTTGCGCACGGGCGCGGTCCAGTATCCGGGCGCGGGCATCTATAGCGGTTTTTGCGCGAAGTGCCATCATGCGGATGGCATGGGAGAAGCCGGGAAGTACCCCCGTCTGGCCGGCAACCCGGTGCTGCTCGCGCCCGACGCGACGTCGGTCGTGCGGCTCTTGATCGAGGGCGGGCGGACCGCCCGGACGCGCGGTGGTCCGGCGCCGCAGCGTATGCCCTCGTTTGGCGGCCGTCTCACCGATACCGAGGTCGCGCGCGTGTTGACGTTCGTGCGCAACGCGTGGGGCAATCAAGCCGCACCTGTTACGACGCGCGAGGTGGCGCGCGTGCGGCGGGCTATCGGTAAATGA
- the coxB gene encoding cytochrome c oxidase subunit II: MKAAPLEYLAHAAGPASVPTQRLEWVLIALVGSVVAIVAALLVAALTRRRAKSGEIGAEAGGMGWIYVGTGLSSVALFAVLVYVMATLESVAAPPAAPVLTIDVTAYDWWWKVEYSDVDNPSHAFATANEIHIPVGEPVRLALHSADVIHTFWVPQLAGKTEMIPGQTNEQWVQADRPGIYRGQCSQFCGAQHAHMAFEVIAEPAPQFDAWRRSQMRGAAVPPEGAARAGQRIFGERCAGCHAVRGTDAAGAQGPDLTHLGARRLLAAGQLQNTPENQLEWIEHAQRIKPDSMMPSIALPASEASALSAYLSTLQ, encoded by the coding sequence ATGAAGGCCGCGCCGCTCGAGTATCTCGCGCACGCGGCCGGTCCGGCGAGCGTGCCGACGCAGCGGCTCGAATGGGTGCTGATTGCGCTCGTTGGCAGCGTGGTGGCGATCGTGGCTGCGTTGCTCGTGGCCGCGTTGACGCGGCGGCGCGCGAAGTCGGGCGAGATCGGAGCCGAAGCGGGGGGCATGGGGTGGATATACGTGGGCACCGGGCTGTCGTCGGTCGCGCTTTTTGCGGTGCTCGTGTACGTCATGGCGACGCTCGAATCGGTGGCTGCCCCGCCCGCGGCGCCGGTGCTGACGATAGACGTCACCGCATATGACTGGTGGTGGAAGGTCGAGTATTCCGACGTCGACAATCCGTCGCACGCGTTTGCAACGGCCAACGAAATCCACATACCGGTCGGCGAGCCCGTGCGGCTGGCGTTGCATAGTGCGGACGTCATCCATACGTTTTGGGTTCCGCAACTGGCGGGCAAGACCGAGATGATCCCGGGCCAGACCAACGAGCAATGGGTTCAGGCCGACAGGCCCGGTATCTATCGCGGGCAGTGCTCGCAGTTCTGCGGCGCGCAGCACGCGCACATGGCATTCGAGGTCATCGCGGAACCCGCCCCACAGTTCGACGCGTGGCGCCGGAGCCAGATGCGGGGCGCCGCTGTGCCGCCCGAAGGCGCGGCACGGGCCGGGCAGCGCATATTCGGCGAGCGATGCGCCGGTTGCCACGCGGTGCGTGGCACCGACGCAGCCGGTGCGCAGGGCCCGGACCTCACGCATCTGGGCGCACGCCGTTTGCTAGCCGCAGGGCAACTGCAAAACACGCCGGAAAACCAGCTCGAGTGGATCGAGCACGCACAGCGCATCAAGCCCGATTCGATGATGCCGTCCATCGCGCTGCCGGCCTCCGAGGCAAGCGCCTTGTCCGCCTACCTGTCCACGTTGCAGTAG
- a CDS encoding chemotaxis protein, giving the protein MSSTLDPDNPLPEPDEKGRDTGALGPSDSSDSGSDIAGAKRHDFDRDTELDEHALETGEAELASDTDRAGTGERSSADGDSTLSDDADIEPDKIERPFQQGDEPE; this is encoded by the coding sequence ATGAGCAGTACGCTGGATCCCGATAACCCGCTGCCGGAACCGGACGAGAAGGGCCGCGACACGGGGGCGCTGGGCCCGAGCGATTCGTCCGATAGCGGCAGCGACATTGCCGGCGCCAAGCGCCACGATTTCGATCGGGATACGGAGCTCGACGAGCACGCGTTGGAGACGGGCGAAGCCGAATTGGCGAGCGATACCGATCGCGCCGGCACGGGCGAGCGCTCGTCGGCCGACGGAGACTCGACGCTCAGCGACGACGCCGATATCGAGCCCGACAAGATCGAGAGGCCTTTTCAACAAGGGGACGAGCCCGAGTAG
- a CDS encoding PRC-barrel domain-containing protein produces the protein MRTHGTSTETTRPTGAHIVGKGSETAAGPGPDVMAASTLDGDKILSTDGEEVGKVKEIMLDVQAGRIAYVVMSSGGFLGIGNKLLAIPWNALTLDTTRKCFLLSLSSERVRHAPGFDKDHWPSMADRTWATSIHQFYGREPYWHGLGADDEYERRAGAGAEDLDPDAPEAGGVKL, from the coding sequence ATGCGTACACATGGAACCTCTACCGAAACGACGCGCCCGACGGGTGCGCACATCGTTGGAAAAGGCAGCGAAACAGCCGCCGGACCGGGGCCGGACGTCATGGCTGCAAGCACACTCGACGGCGACAAAATCCTGAGCACCGACGGCGAGGAGGTCGGCAAGGTGAAGGAGATCATGCTCGACGTTCAGGCGGGGCGGATTGCCTACGTCGTGATGTCGAGCGGCGGGTTCCTCGGCATCGGCAACAAGCTGCTCGCCATTCCGTGGAACGCGCTCACGCTCGATACCACACGCAAGTGCTTTCTTCTTTCCCTCTCGTCGGAACGCGTAAGGCATGCGCCGGGCTTCGACAAGGATCACTGGCCGTCGATGGCGGACAGAACCTGGGCCACCTCGATCCATCAGTTCTATGGACGGGAACCGTATTGGCATGGGCTCGGCGCCGACGACGAATACGAGCGGCGAGCCGGCGCCGGGGCCGAGGATCTCGACCCCGATGCACCCGAGGCCGGCGGGGTAAAGCTCTAA